A section of the Stenotrophomonas sp. 364 genome encodes:
- a CDS encoding glycosyltransferase family 4 protein produces MPVAWMIGLPAVLAIAAALTWGARHYALRRNLMDQPGERRSHGVATPRGGGIAIVLTLLLAAATAAVVWPAARTTLGVFSLGLALVAGIGWWDDHRPLPALRRLLVHMVAATLIGALVWHASGSVVHAVLAMLFTTSLVNIWNFMDGINGIATSQAILAGLAFAMVMPLPFALAGVVLALACLGFLPFNFPQARIFMGDVGSGALGYAIAALVCLASVVTEINWLLLLVPLSAFLVDAGFTLLSRMLSGQRWMDAHTQHLYQRAIKSGASHTLVTALYFVFGLFSITVFNACSDLQPRWEAAVAGAWMIFATGLWLLLRNGLRN; encoded by the coding sequence ATGCCCGTGGCCTGGATGATCGGTCTGCCAGCGGTGCTGGCGATCGCGGCGGCGCTCACCTGGGGCGCGCGCCACTACGCGCTGCGCCGCAACCTGATGGACCAGCCGGGCGAACGTCGCAGTCATGGCGTGGCCACGCCACGCGGGGGCGGTATCGCCATCGTGCTGACCCTGCTGCTGGCCGCCGCCACGGCCGCCGTGGTCTGGCCGGCCGCCCGCACGACGCTGGGGGTATTCAGCCTGGGACTGGCACTCGTAGCCGGCATTGGCTGGTGGGACGACCACCGCCCACTGCCGGCCCTGCGCCGGCTGCTGGTGCACATGGTCGCCGCAACCCTGATCGGCGCCCTGGTCTGGCACGCCAGCGGGAGCGTGGTGCACGCGGTACTGGCGATGCTGTTCACGACCTCACTGGTCAACATCTGGAATTTCATGGATGGCATCAACGGCATCGCCACCAGCCAGGCGATCCTGGCCGGGCTGGCCTTCGCCATGGTGATGCCGCTGCCGTTCGCCCTGGCCGGCGTGGTGCTGGCCTTGGCCTGCCTCGGCTTCCTGCCGTTCAATTTCCCGCAGGCACGCATCTTCATGGGGGACGTCGGCAGCGGCGCGCTGGGCTATGCCATCGCCGCCCTGGTGTGCCTGGCCAGCGTGGTCACTGAGATCAACTGGCTGCTGTTGCTGGTGCCGCTGTCGGCCTTCCTCGTGGACGCAGGCTTCACACTGTTGTCGCGCATGCTGTCAGGGCAACGGTGGATGGACGCCCACACCCAACATCTGTACCAGCGTGCGATCAAGAGTGGTGCAAGTCACACCTTGGTGACTGCGCTGTATTTTGTTTTTGGCCTGTTCAGTATTACAGTGTTTAATGCTTGCAGTGATCTGCAGCCGAGGTGGGAGGCTGCCGTGGCGGGTGCGTGGATGATTTTCGCGACCGGCTTGTGGCTACTCCTGCGCAATGGATTGCGCAATTAG
- a CDS encoding nucleoside-diphosphate sugar epimerase/dehydratase — translation MTPWQDRLTSLLPRAAIVAHDLFMVWACWQLLHAGRYSMLADAPSLPLWNIDTSLVLAIQAVVFWRVGLYRGLWRFASVADLLNIFKASFIGLLAIVVALAYKRFAGVPMSVLVIYPFALSALLGAPRLLYRAWKDYQSLQSDASARRVLILGAGQAAEALVRDLRRSGDFHPVGLLDDAPHLQGAKLQGLPILGTLDDAPSVVRETAAKLLVIAIPSLDAVGMQRVVALCEATGVPFRMVPKLNDVLLGHSLPGELKEVAIEDLLGRKPILPDWSLIRGWLGGRTVLVTGAGGSIGSELCRQCARHGAGRIILLEMSELLLLTIEAELTRSFPDLDVQAVLGDCGDPSVIRHALSLASVDAVFHAAAYKQVPVLERQLREAVRNNILSTETVARACVEARIEHFVFISTDKAVDPVNALGASKRYAEMICQSLDQKTNHTRFVTVRFGNVLASAGSVVPLFRDQIMKGGPVTVTDPEVTRYFMTIPEACQLILQAAASASHGAIYTLDMGEPVPIRVLAEQMIRLAGKQPYKDIAIIYTGLRPGEKLHETLFYSDEDYRPTAHPKILEAGVRTFARDQVLGNIPRLREAIATYDTDAINSILFATMPEFSPLQQDDHVASAKVLPFPAREANRL, via the coding sequence ATGACGCCTTGGCAGGACCGTCTCACCAGTTTGCTCCCGCGCGCCGCCATTGTGGCCCACGACCTGTTCATGGTCTGGGCGTGCTGGCAGCTGCTGCATGCCGGCCGCTATTCGATGCTGGCCGATGCCCCCTCCCTGCCGCTCTGGAACATCGACACCTCGCTGGTGCTGGCGATCCAGGCCGTGGTGTTTTGGCGGGTGGGCCTGTACCGTGGCCTGTGGCGCTTTGCCAGCGTGGCCGACCTGCTGAACATCTTCAAGGCCAGCTTCATCGGCCTGTTGGCCATTGTCGTGGCCCTGGCCTACAAGCGCTTTGCCGGCGTCCCGATGTCGGTGCTGGTGATCTATCCATTCGCGCTGTCGGCCCTGCTCGGCGCCCCGCGCCTGCTGTATCGCGCGTGGAAGGACTACCAGTCGCTGCAATCGGATGCGAGTGCGCGCCGCGTGCTGATCCTGGGCGCCGGCCAGGCGGCCGAAGCCCTGGTCCGTGACCTGCGCCGTTCAGGCGATTTCCACCCGGTCGGCCTGCTCGACGATGCGCCGCACCTGCAAGGTGCGAAGCTGCAGGGTCTGCCCATCCTGGGCACGTTGGACGATGCCCCGTCGGTGGTGCGCGAGACCGCGGCCAAGCTGCTGGTGATCGCCATCCCGTCGCTGGATGCGGTCGGCATGCAGCGGGTGGTCGCGCTCTGCGAAGCCACCGGCGTGCCCTTCCGGATGGTGCCCAAGCTCAACGATGTGCTGCTCGGGCATTCGCTGCCCGGTGAACTGAAAGAGGTCGCCATCGAAGACCTGCTCGGGCGCAAGCCGATCCTGCCGGACTGGTCGCTGATCCGCGGCTGGCTGGGCGGGCGTACCGTGCTGGTAACCGGCGCAGGCGGCTCGATCGGTTCGGAGCTGTGCCGCCAGTGCGCGCGCCACGGTGCAGGCCGGATCATCCTGCTTGAAATGAGCGAGCTGCTGCTGCTTACCATCGAAGCCGAGCTCACGCGCAGCTTCCCCGACCTGGACGTGCAGGCCGTGCTGGGCGACTGCGGAGATCCGTCCGTGATCCGGCATGCGCTGTCGCTGGCAAGCGTGGATGCGGTCTTCCATGCGGCGGCCTACAAGCAGGTGCCGGTGCTGGAGCGCCAGCTTCGCGAAGCGGTGCGCAACAACATTCTGTCGACCGAAACGGTGGCGCGGGCCTGCGTGGAAGCGCGCATCGAGCATTTCGTGTTCATCTCCACCGACAAGGCGGTCGATCCGGTCAACGCGCTGGGCGCCAGCAAGCGCTACGCGGAAATGATCTGCCAGAGCCTGGACCAGAAAACCAACCACACGCGGTTCGTCACGGTGCGCTTCGGCAACGTGCTGGCGTCGGCCGGCAGCGTGGTGCCGTTGTTCCGCGACCAGATCATGAAGGGCGGGCCGGTGACCGTGACCGATCCGGAGGTCACCCGTTACTTCATGACCATTCCCGAGGCCTGCCAGTTGATTCTGCAGGCGGCCGCGTCGGCATCGCATGGCGCGATCTACACGCTGGACATGGGCGAGCCGGTGCCGATCCGGGTGCTGGCCGAGCAGATGATCCGTCTGGCCGGCAAGCAGCCGTACAAGGACATCGCGATCATCTACACCGGGCTACGTCCGGGCGAGAAGCTGCACGAGACCTTGTTCTATTCCGACGAGGACTACCGGCCGACCGCGCATCCCAAGATTCTCGAAGCCGGTGTGCGCACGTTCGCGCGCGATCAGGTGCTGGGCAACATACCGCGCCTGCGCGAGGCCATCGCAACCTACGACACCGATGCCATCAACAGCATCCTGTTCGCGACCATGCCGGAGTTCTCGCCCCTGCAACAAGACGATCACGTCGCCTCGGCTAAAGTACTTCCCTTCCCGGCACGAGAGGCCAATAGGCTGTGA
- the galU gene encoding UTP--glucose-1-phosphate uridylyltransferase GalU, with protein sequence MTNKRIRKAVFPVAGLGTRFLPATKTVPKEMLPIIDRPLIQYAVDEAIEAGCDTLIFITNRYKHAVADYFDKAYELEQKLERAGKLEQLELVRHVLPNGVRAIFVTQAEALGLGHAVLCAKAIVGDEPFAVLLPDDLIWNRGDGALKQMADANQSSGASIIAVEDVPHEKTGSYGIVATEAFDGRQGHISAIVEKPKPEDAPSDLAVVGRYVLSPKIFELLEATGTGAGGEIQLTDAIAELLKSEPVDAYRFEGTRFDCGTHLGLVEATIRFALNNDKLADPAREIMKKALAEG encoded by the coding sequence GTGACGAACAAGCGTATTCGCAAGGCGGTTTTTCCCGTGGCAGGACTGGGTACCCGGTTCCTTCCCGCAACCAAGACGGTTCCCAAGGAGATGCTCCCGATCATTGATCGGCCGCTCATCCAGTACGCCGTCGACGAGGCGATCGAAGCTGGCTGCGACACCTTGATCTTCATCACCAACCGCTACAAGCATGCGGTGGCCGATTATTTCGACAAGGCATACGAGCTGGAACAGAAGCTCGAACGCGCCGGCAAGCTGGAGCAGCTGGAGCTGGTACGCCATGTGTTGCCCAATGGCGTGCGTGCGATCTTCGTCACCCAGGCTGAAGCGCTGGGCCTGGGTCACGCAGTGCTGTGTGCCAAGGCGATCGTCGGTGACGAACCGTTCGCGGTGCTGCTGCCCGACGACCTGATCTGGAACCGTGGCGACGGTGCGCTCAAGCAGATGGCCGATGCGAACCAGTCCAGCGGTGCCAGCATCATCGCGGTGGAAGACGTGCCGCATGAGAAGACCGGCAGCTACGGCATCGTCGCCACCGAGGCGTTCGATGGCCGCCAAGGGCACATCAGCGCGATCGTCGAGAAGCCCAAGCCGGAAGACGCGCCCAGCGACCTGGCCGTGGTCGGCCGGTATGTCCTGAGCCCGAAGATTTTCGAGCTGCTCGAAGCTACCGGCACCGGTGCCGGCGGTGAAATCCAGCTCACCGACGCCATCGCCGAGCTGCTCAAGAGCGAGCCCGTGGACGCGTACCGTTTCGAAGGCACGCGCTTCGATTGCGGCACGCATCTGGGCCTGGTCGAAGCCACCATCCGCTTTGCGTTGAACAACGACAAGCTGGCCGACCCGGCGCGCGAGATCATGAAGAAGGCGCTTGCCGAAGGCTGA
- a CDS encoding acetyl-CoA C-acyltransferase, with amino-acid sequence MTKQIQDAYIVAATRTPVGKAPKGVFRNTRPDDMLAHVLRSVVAQAPGIDVNRIDDAIIGCAMPEAEQGMNVARIGVLLAGLPDTIAAQTVNRFCSSGLQAVAMAADQIRLGNADLMLAGGTESMSMVPMMGNKIAMAPSVFDNDHVAIAYGMGITAEKVAEEWKVSREEQDAFALASHQKAIAAIQNGDFKDEISPYDVRTRQPDLADGRRIITRDKIVDTDEGPRLDSSAEGLAKLRPVFRNGQFGGTVTAGNSSQMSDGAGAVLLASEQAVKDYGLKPLARFVSFSVAGVRPEVMGIGPIAAIPKALKQAGLTQDQLDWIELNEAFAAQSLAVIRDCGLDPSKVNPLGGAIALGHPLGATGAIRTATLLHGLRRRQQKYGMVTMCIGTGMGAAGIFESL; translated from the coding sequence ATGACCAAGCAAATCCAGGACGCCTACATCGTCGCCGCCACCCGCACCCCGGTAGGCAAGGCGCCCAAGGGCGTGTTCCGCAACACCCGTCCCGACGACATGCTCGCCCACGTGCTCCGCTCGGTGGTCGCGCAGGCCCCGGGCATCGACGTCAACCGCATCGATGACGCCATCATCGGCTGCGCGATGCCGGAGGCCGAGCAGGGCATGAACGTGGCCCGCATCGGCGTGCTGCTGGCCGGCCTGCCCGACACCATCGCCGCGCAGACGGTCAACCGCTTCTGCTCCTCCGGCCTGCAGGCCGTGGCCATGGCCGCCGACCAGATCCGCCTGGGCAATGCCGACCTGATGCTGGCCGGTGGTACCGAGTCGATGTCGATGGTGCCGATGATGGGCAACAAGATCGCCATGGCCCCGAGCGTGTTCGACAACGACCACGTCGCCATCGCCTACGGCATGGGCATCACCGCCGAGAAGGTCGCCGAAGAGTGGAAGGTCTCGCGCGAGGAGCAGGACGCCTTCGCCCTGGCCTCGCACCAGAAGGCGATCGCCGCGATCCAGAACGGCGACTTCAAGGACGAGATCAGCCCCTACGACGTGCGCACCCGCCAGCCCGACCTGGCCGACGGCCGCCGCATCATCACCCGCGACAAGATCGTCGATACCGATGAAGGCCCGCGCCTGGATTCGTCCGCTGAAGGCCTGGCCAAGCTGCGTCCGGTGTTCCGCAACGGCCAGTTCGGCGGCACCGTCACGGCCGGCAACTCGTCGCAGATGAGCGACGGCGCCGGCGCCGTGCTGCTGGCCTCCGAACAGGCGGTCAAGGACTACGGCCTGAAGCCGCTGGCTCGTTTTGTCAGCTTCTCCGTTGCCGGCGTGCGCCCGGAAGTGATGGGCATCGGCCCGATCGCCGCGATCCCCAAGGCGCTGAAGCAGGCTGGCCTGACCCAGGACCAGCTGGACTGGATCGAGCTCAACGAAGCCTTTGCCGCACAGTCGCTGGCAGTGATCCGCGATTGCGGCCTGGACCCGTCCAAGGTCAACCCGCTGGGCGGCGCTATCGCCCTGGGCCACCCGCTGGGCGCGACGGGCGCGATCCGTACCGCCACCCTGCTGCACGGCCTGCGCCGTCGCCAGCAGAAGTACGGCATGGTCACCATGTGCATCGGCACCGGCATGGGCGCGGCGGGCATCTTCGAGTCGCTGTGA
- a CDS encoding 3-hydroxyacyl-CoA dehydrogenase/enoyl-CoA hydratase family protein: MSNSLLVRRAAVLGAGVMGAQIAAHLTNAGVDTVLFDLPAKEGPADGIVLKAIANLGKLSPAPLASKSYAEAITPANYETGLEQLKDCDLIIEAIAERMDWKQDLYKKIAPFVANHAVLASNTSGLGINKLADVLPEQLRHRFCGVHFFNPPRYMHLAELIPASTTDAAVLEGLEAFLVTTLGKGVVYAKDTPNFIGNRIGVFSILSTIHHTQEFGLGFDEVDGLTGPLVGRPKSATYRTSDVVGLDTMAHVIKTMGDTLPNDPWHEFFKSPKWLDALIAKGALGQKTGAGIFRKVGKDIVVLDLEKQDYRPADRTAAPEVVEILKIKNPAEKFAKLRESQHPQAQFLWATFRDLFHYSAYHLADIAETARDVDLAIRWGYGWSLGPFETWQAAGWKQVAQWIADDIVAGKSMSNAPLPDWVFDGRDGVHAAEGSYSPTRNAKLPRSALPVYQRQRFPDPLLGETFAPGETVFENDGVRMWHDGDGIAVVSFKTKMNTVSDHVLNGLQEAIKRAEKDYKGLVIWQQKEPFSAGADLAGALGLLQAGKVDQFEEMVHNFQRTSQAIKYSLVPVVTAVRGLALGGGCEFQMHSAKSVAALESYIGLVEAGVGLLPAGGGLKELAVRASQAAGPGGDVFAELKKTFETVAMAKVSNSAVNAKELGLMRATDKVVFNSFEALHIAKAEVLALAEGGYRPPMPARRIQVAGDVGIATFKMMLVNMLEGRFISPYDYEIAVRIATVLCGGEVDRGTLVDEEWLLTLERKHFVELAQQEKTQARIAHMLKTGKPLRN; encoded by the coding sequence ATGTCCAATTCCCTGCTAGTCCGCCGCGCCGCCGTGCTGGGTGCCGGCGTCATGGGTGCCCAGATCGCGGCCCACCTGACCAACGCCGGCGTCGACACCGTGCTGTTCGACCTTCCCGCCAAGGAAGGTCCGGCCGATGGCATCGTGCTCAAGGCAATCGCCAACCTGGGCAAGCTCAGCCCTGCCCCGCTGGCCAGCAAGTCCTACGCCGAGGCGATCACACCGGCCAACTACGAGACCGGCCTGGAGCAGCTCAAGGACTGCGACCTGATCATCGAAGCCATCGCCGAACGGATGGACTGGAAGCAGGACCTGTACAAGAAGATCGCCCCGTTCGTGGCCAACCACGCCGTGCTGGCCTCCAACACCTCGGGCCTGGGCATCAACAAGCTCGCCGACGTGTTGCCCGAGCAGCTGCGCCACCGCTTCTGCGGGGTGCATTTCTTCAACCCGCCGCGCTATATGCACCTGGCCGAGCTGATCCCGGCCAGCACCACCGACGCGGCCGTGCTGGAAGGCCTGGAAGCCTTCCTGGTCACCACGCTGGGCAAGGGCGTGGTGTACGCCAAGGACACCCCGAACTTCATCGGCAACCGCATCGGTGTGTTCTCGATCCTGTCCACCATCCACCACACGCAGGAATTCGGCCTGGGCTTCGATGAAGTGGACGGCCTGACCGGTCCGCTGGTCGGCCGCCCGAAGTCGGCCACCTACCGCACCTCCGACGTGGTCGGCCTGGACACCATGGCGCACGTGATCAAGACCATGGGTGACACCCTGCCCAACGATCCGTGGCATGAATTCTTCAAGTCGCCGAAGTGGCTGGATGCGCTGATCGCCAAGGGCGCGCTCGGCCAGAAGACCGGTGCCGGCATCTTCCGCAAGGTCGGCAAGGACATCGTGGTGCTGGATCTGGAGAAGCAGGACTACCGTCCGGCCGATCGCACCGCCGCACCGGAAGTGGTCGAGATCCTGAAGATCAAGAACCCGGCCGAGAAGTTCGCCAAGCTGCGCGAAAGCCAGCATCCGCAGGCGCAGTTCCTGTGGGCGACCTTCCGCGACCTGTTCCACTACAGCGCCTACCACCTGGCCGACATCGCCGAAACCGCGCGCGACGTCGACCTGGCCATCCGCTGGGGCTACGGCTGGTCGCTGGGCCCGTTCGAAACCTGGCAGGCCGCCGGCTGGAAGCAGGTGGCGCAGTGGATCGCCGATGACATCGTGGCCGGCAAGAGCATGAGCAATGCGCCGCTGCCCGACTGGGTGTTCGACGGCCGCGACGGCGTGCACGCCGCCGAAGGCAGCTACAGCCCGACCCGCAACGCCAAGCTGCCGCGCTCGGCGCTGCCGGTCTACCAGCGCCAGCGCTTCCCGGATCCGCTGCTGGGCGAGACGTTTGCCCCGGGCGAAACCGTGTTCGAGAACGACGGCGTGCGCATGTGGCACGACGGCGACGGGATCGCGGTGGTCAGCTTCAAGACCAAGATGAACACCGTCTCCGACCACGTGCTCAACGGCCTGCAGGAAGCGATCAAGCGCGCCGAGAAGGACTACAAGGGCCTGGTGATCTGGCAGCAGAAGGAACCCTTCTCGGCCGGTGCCGACCTGGCCGGCGCGCTCGGCCTGCTGCAGGCCGGCAAGGTCGACCAGTTCGAAGAGATGGTGCACAACTTCCAGCGCACCAGCCAGGCCATCAAGTATTCGCTGGTGCCGGTGGTGACCGCCGTGCGCGGCCTGGCCCTGGGTGGCGGCTGCGAGTTCCAGATGCACAGCGCCAAGAGCGTGGCCGCGCTGGAAAGCTACATCGGCCTGGTCGAGGCCGGCGTCGGCCTGCTGCCGGCCGGCGGTGGCCTGAAGGAGCTGGCCGTGCGCGCCTCGCAGGCGGCCGGTCCGGGCGGTGATGTGTTCGCCGAACTGAAGAAGACCTTTGAAACCGTCGCGATGGCCAAGGTCTCCAACTCGGCCGTCAACGCCAAGGAACTGGGCCTGATGCGCGCGACCGACAAGGTCGTGTTCAACAGCTTCGAGGCGCTGCATATCGCCAAGGCCGAAGTGCTGGCGCTGGCCGAAGGTGGCTACCGTCCGCCGATGCCGGCCCGCCGCATCCAGGTCGCCGGCGACGTCGGCATCGCCACGTTCAAGATGATGCTGGTCAACATGCTGGAAGGCCGTTTCATCAGCCCGTACGACTACGAGATTGCCGTGCGCATCGCCACCGTGCTGTGCGGTGGCGAAGTGGACCGCGGCACGCTGGTGGACGAAGAGTGGCTGCTGACCCTGGAGCGCAAGCACTTCGTCGAACTGGCCCAGCAGGAAAAGACCCAGGCCCGCATCGCGCACATGCTCAAGACCGGCAAGCCGCTGCGCAATTGA
- a CDS encoding TetR family transcriptional regulator: MAKPAHFSTKDRILGAAEELFAQHGFAGTSLRQVTSQADVNIAAVNYHFGSKENLVNEVFRRRMDEMTTARLAQLDTARREHPGQLRPVLAAFVEPALAMAQDRQTGGAFVRVIARAYAEKNDNLRKFLSDHYGHVLRDFGKAIAACVPELSKEELYWRLDFLAGSLTYAMADFGLIKRPAGVTEAAHRAHAARELIHFAEAGFRASAVTDAPSTSLSTP, encoded by the coding sequence ATGGCCAAGCCCGCTCATTTCTCCACCAAGGACCGCATTCTCGGCGCCGCCGAGGAGCTGTTCGCGCAGCATGGCTTCGCCGGCACCTCGCTCCGCCAGGTCACCAGCCAGGCCGATGTGAACATCGCGGCGGTCAATTACCACTTCGGCTCCAAGGAAAACCTGGTCAACGAGGTGTTCCGCCGGCGCATGGACGAGATGACCACCGCCCGCCTGGCCCAGCTGGACACGGCCCGCCGCGAGCACCCCGGCCAGCTGCGCCCGGTGCTGGCGGCCTTCGTCGAGCCGGCCCTGGCGATGGCCCAGGACCGCCAGACCGGGGGCGCCTTCGTCCGCGTGATCGCCCGCGCCTACGCGGAGAAGAACGACAACCTGCGCAAGTTCCTGTCCGACCACTACGGCCACGTGCTGCGCGACTTCGGCAAGGCCATCGCGGCCTGCGTGCCGGAGCTCAGCAAGGAAGAGCTGTACTGGCGGCTGGACTTCCTGGCCGGCTCGCTGACCTATGCAATGGCCGACTTCGGCCTGATCAAGCGACCCGCCGGTGTCACCGAAGCGGCGCATCGTGCCCATGCCGCCCGCGAACTGATCCACTTCGCCGAAGCCGGTTTCCGCGCCAGCGCGGTCACCGATGCTCCGTCGACCTCCCTTTCCACCCCGTAG
- the ndk gene encoding nucleoside-diphosphate kinase, producing the protein MALERTLSIIKPDAVAKNVIGEIYARFEKAGLKVVAAKYKQLSRREAEGFYAVHRERPFFNALVEFMISGPVMIQALEGDNAVLAHRDLLGATNPKEAAAGTIRADFAESIDANAAHGSDSVENAAIEIAYFFAATEVVSR; encoded by the coding sequence ATGGCGCTGGAGCGCACCCTTTCCATCATCAAGCCGGACGCCGTCGCCAAGAACGTCATCGGTGAAATCTACGCCCGCTTCGAAAAGGCCGGCCTGAAGGTCGTCGCCGCCAAGTACAAGCAGCTGTCGCGCCGTGAAGCCGAAGGCTTCTACGCCGTGCACCGCGAGCGTCCGTTCTTCAACGCGCTGGTCGAGTTCATGATCTCCGGCCCGGTGATGATCCAGGCCCTGGAAGGCGACAACGCCGTCCTGGCCCACCGCGACCTGCTGGGCGCCACCAATCCGAAGGAAGCCGCTGCGGGCACCATCCGCGCCGACTTCGCTGAATCCATCGATGCCAATGCCGCCCACGGCTCGGACTCGGTTGAGAATGCCGCGATCGAAATCGCCTACTTCTTCGCCGCGACCGAAGTCGTCTCGCGCTGA
- the rlmN gene encoding 23S rRNA (adenine(2503)-C(2))-methyltransferase RlmN — MAKQNLLDLDREGLERFFAETLGEARYRAHQVMKWIHHHYVTDFDEMTDLGKALRAKLKQHAEVLVPNIVFDKPSNDGTHKWLLAMGNDGKNAIEAVYIPDKNRGTLCVSSQVGCALNCTFCSTATQGFNRNLSTAEIIGQVWVAARHLGNIPHKQRRLTNVVMMGMGEPLMNFDNVVRAMSVMRDDLGYGLANKRVTLSTSGLVPQIDRLSAESDVSLAVSLHAPNDALRETLVPLNKKYPIVELMASCARYLRANKRRESVTFEYTLMKGINDQPEHARQLARLMRQFDNAVQASHSGKVNLIPFNPFPGTRYERSGDTEIRAFQKILLDSQVLTMVRRTRGDDIDAACGQLKGQVMDRTRRQAEFNKTLQDGKSRDAAA, encoded by the coding sequence GTGGCCAAGCAGAACCTGCTCGACCTCGATCGCGAGGGTCTGGAGCGCTTCTTCGCCGAGACCCTCGGCGAGGCGCGCTACCGTGCCCATCAGGTGATGAAGTGGATTCACCATCACTACGTCACCGATTTCGATGAAATGACCGACCTCGGCAAGGCCTTGCGCGCCAAGCTCAAGCAGCATGCCGAGGTGCTGGTCCCGAACATCGTGTTCGACAAACCGTCCAACGACGGCACCCACAAGTGGCTGCTGGCGATGGGCAACGATGGCAAGAACGCCATCGAGGCGGTCTACATCCCGGACAAGAACCGCGGCACGCTGTGCGTGTCCTCGCAGGTCGGCTGTGCGCTGAACTGCACGTTCTGTTCGACTGCTACCCAGGGCTTCAACCGCAACCTGTCCACCGCCGAGATCATCGGCCAGGTGTGGGTGGCGGCGCGGCATCTGGGCAACATCCCGCACAAGCAGCGTCGTCTCACCAACGTGGTGATGATGGGCATGGGCGAGCCGTTGATGAATTTCGACAACGTCGTGCGCGCCATGAGCGTGATGCGCGACGACCTGGGCTACGGGCTGGCCAACAAGCGCGTGACCCTGTCCACCTCGGGCCTGGTGCCGCAGATCGACCGGCTGTCCGCCGAGAGCGACGTATCGCTGGCGGTGTCGCTGCATGCGCCCAACGATGCGCTGCGCGAAACCCTGGTGCCGCTCAACAAGAAGTACCCGATCGTCGAGCTGATGGCCTCGTGCGCACGTTACCTGCGTGCCAACAAGCGCCGCGAATCGGTCACCTTCGAATACACCCTGATGAAGGGCATCAACGACCAGCCCGAACACGCCCGCCAGCTGGCGCGGCTGATGCGCCAGTTCGACAACGCCGTGCAGGCGTCGCACTCGGGCAAGGTCAACCTGATCCCCTTCAATCCGTTCCCGGGCACGCGCTATGAGCGCTCCGGCGACACCGAGATCCGTGCCTTCCAGAAGATCCTGCTGGATTCGCAGGTCCTGACGATGGTCCGACGCACCCGCGGCGACGACATCGACGCCGCCTGTGGCCAGCTCAAGGGCCAGGTGATGGACCGCACGCGCCGCCAGGCCGAGTTCAACAAGACGCTCCAGGATGGGAAAAGCCGGGATGCCGCTGCCTGA
- the pilW gene encoding type IV pilus biogenesis/stability protein PilW, with protein sequence MPLPDFRLPAVVFIALALVGCGKEGKRAPSAPLGVAPTYEVRDSAATRRRLNYQDQMTLADRAYQSGSLAAAEKNARTALKLDGDRPEAYLMLATLAARRGEDTAAGGLYRKAAELAPERGDVLNNYGAWLCTHGRPAESLVWFDRALAAPGYATPASALANAGGCALDAGQSERAARDLRAALQAEPGNAYALESMARSEFAQGRYFEARAFSQRRLAAAPATRSVLQLASEIEAQLGDTVASGRYLQRIRDEFPQDAAPNSRG encoded by the coding sequence ATGCCGCTGCCTGATTTCCGATTGCCAGCCGTTGTTTTCATCGCGCTGGCATTGGTCGGCTGCGGTAAAGAAGGCAAGCGAGCGCCCAGTGCGCCGCTCGGTGTGGCTCCCACCTATGAAGTCCGTGACAGCGCGGCCACGCGCCGCCGGTTGAATTACCAGGACCAGATGACCCTGGCCGACCGGGCCTATCAATCCGGCTCGCTGGCGGCGGCGGAGAAAAACGCCCGGACGGCGCTCAAGCTGGATGGCGACCGGCCCGAGGCCTACCTGATGCTGGCCACGCTGGCTGCACGGCGCGGCGAGGATACCGCCGCCGGCGGACTCTACCGCAAGGCCGCCGAGCTGGCGCCCGAGCGCGGGGACGTCCTTAACAATTATGGTGCGTGGTTATGTACACATGGCCGCCCGGCCGAGTCGCTGGTCTGGTTTGACCGCGCGCTTGCCGCGCCGGGCTATGCCACACCGGCGTCGGCGCTGGCCAATGCCGGTGGCTGTGCGCTGGACGCCGGCCAGTCCGAACGGGCCGCCCGCGACCTGCGTGCCGCCCTGCAGGCCGAGCCGGGCAACGCCTATGCGCTGGAGTCGATGGCGCGCAGCGAGTTCGCCCAAGGCCGCTATTTCGAGGCGCGGGCCTTCTCCCAACGTCGTCTTGCGGCTGCACCGGCCACACGTTCCGTGTTACAACTTGCCTCTGAAATCGAGGCGCAGTTGGGCGACACGGTTGCATCGGGTCGCTATCTGCAGCGAATTCGCGACGAATTTCCGCAGGATGCGGCTCCTAATTCCCGGGGTTGA